In Aegilops tauschii subsp. strangulata cultivar AL8/78 chromosome 3, Aet v6.0, whole genome shotgun sequence, one genomic interval encodes:
- the LOC120976136 gene encoding uncharacterized mitochondrial protein AtMg00820-like: MATGSSVQEASDSPVSAHADSSGSSAVSVPVVQPTAPSRVMTRLQKGEPTTLNSALDDPKWKKAMDEEYSALMRYKTWHLVPNQKGRNIIDCKWVYRIIKKADGSIDRYKARLVAKGFKQRYGIDYEDTFSPVVKAATIRLVLAIAVSKG, translated from the exons ATGGCTACGGGATCCTCTGTACAGGAGGCGTCAGATTCGCCTGTGTCAGCACATGCAGATTCCTCAGGATCTTCTGCGGTGAGTGTTCCTGTGGTCCAGCCAACAGCTCCTTCACGAGTTATGACTCGGTTACAGAAAG GAGAACCAACAACATTAAATAGTGCACTTGATGATCCTAAGTGGAAGAAGGCAATGGATGAGGAATACTCTGCACTTATGAGGTACAAGACATGGCATCTTGTACCAAATCAAAAAGGTAGAAATATCATCGATTGCAAATGGGTTTACAGAATTATAAAGAAGGCAGATGGCTCCATTGACAGGTACAAAGCACGTCTAGTTGCAAAGGGTTTTAAACAACGTTATGGTATTGATTATGAGGACACTTTCAGTCCTGTTGTTAAAGCTGCAACTATCAGACTTGTGCTAGCCATTGCTGTATCCAAGGGTTGA